A window of the Hordeum vulgare subsp. vulgare chromosome 5H, MorexV3_pseudomolecules_assembly, whole genome shotgun sequence genome harbors these coding sequences:
- the LOC123398286 gene encoding uncharacterized protein LOC123398286, with amino-acid sequence MAPPPTEEQLRRGSEETEALILSVHGGSHAGVCTDQPSALGAPATQNTEPRDDQALVSTESDQISLRAPELVNTQVDSDDQRDAQVMEEDSDDREGSDEEEDTNEYDGQTVDENSEEEEVEEDEARVEYYAQVIDKDNKTNCPGKIYSKEEADEIEATSFRSFTKACHDCLNLREEILARGDKNACLPSFPLKVLPVVTSLCIESNMCYHREYFTHDISTTASVLGYRNPRTMLQVFSLRLTNSESYPISVHGIFAVRDVLEPRRNLVFNRHRENAVTVEQDFFTLPLCSPSRGMYAPDQALLEVDLWVKEGDGLRDEQLLFAYVELYFQSRFNEMRTGRIPGDSCSLEIDFMFLSLSVEAVIQIFAKVDHPRHLRFTAFSSGFDHEIVLFDDKFVGSGDVNQHVVAVKAKGKLDVRLQVERMVFQWTFQDGLAGTVSSPDDSLLEYGQFVVRVLFAPKDLQPRRKMVMFR; translated from the exons ATGGCCCCTCCTCCAACGGAAGAGCAGCTCCGGCGTGGATCAGAGGAAACCGAGGCCCTCATCCTTTCTGTTCACGGCGGCAGCCACGCGGGCGTTTGCACGGATCAACCGTCAGCCCTAGGCGCCCCCGCGACCCAGAATACGGAACCCCGTGATGACCAGGCGCTCGTCTCCACAG AATCAGATCAGATTTCCTTGCGCGCTCCTGAGCTCGTGAACACACAGGTGGACAGCGACGACCAGCGCGATGCCCAAGTAATGGAGGAGGACAGCGATGACAGGGAGGGTAGTGATGAGGAGGAGGATACCAATGAATATGATGGCCAGACGGTAGACGAgaacagcgaggaggaggaggtggaggaggatgaGGCTAGGGTTGAATACTATGCCCAAGTTATTGACAAGGACAACAAGACAAATTGCCCAG GAAAAATCTACTCCAAGGAAGAAGCAGATGAAATAGAGGCCACATCGTTTCGCAGTTTCACCAAGGCGTGTCATGACTGCTTGAACCTGCGTGAGGAGATTCTAGCCCGGGGTGATAAGAATGCTTGTCTTCCTTCTTTTCCCTTGAAAGTACTCCCTGTGGTAACAAGTCTATGCATTGAAAGCAACATGTGCTACCACCGTGAATACTTTACCCATGATATTTCCACGA CTGCATCAGTTCTTGGGTATCGCAATCCAAGAACCATGCTACAGGTCTTCTCTTTGCGCTTGACAAACTCTGAATCCTATCCCATTAGTGTTCATGGAATTTTCGCTGTTAGAGATGTTCTGGAACCACGGCGGAATCTTGTCTTTAACCGTCACAGAGAGAATGCTGTCACAGTTGAGCAG GATTTTTTCACCTTACCTCTTTGTAGCCCTAGTCGAGGGATGTATGCACCGGATCAGGCATTACTGGAAGTTGATCTTTGGGTGAAGGAGGGAGATGGATTGCGTGACGAACAGTTGCTCTTTGCATATGTTGAGCTTTATTTCCAGTCACGTTTTAATGAGATGCGAACAGGACGGATTCCTGGTGACAGTTGCAGCTTGGAGATAGACTTCATGTTCCTTTCACTGAGTGTTGAGGCTGTGATACAAATCTTTGCAAAGGTTGACCATCCTCGTCATTTGAGATTTACTGCTTTCAGCAGTGGCTTTGATCATGAGATTGTGCTGTTTGATGACAAATTCGTTGGGAGTGGGGACGTAAACCAGCATGTTGTCGCTGTGAAGGCGAAGGGAAAATTGGATGTTCGCTTACAAGTGGAGAGAATGGTGTTTCAGTGGACTTTCCAAGATGGGTTGGCTGGAACTGTTAGTTCGCCGGACGACTCGCTCTTAGAGTATGGCCAGTTTGTTGTGAGGGTGTTATTTGCTCCAAAGGACTTGCAGCCTAGGCGAAAAATGGTGATGTTTAGGTGA